One Catalinimonas alkaloidigena DNA window includes the following coding sequences:
- a CDS encoding ATP-binding protein: protein MAEITPDALRAVSVFEELPDDILTWFLSEARLIELAKGEFLFQEGDPADDLFVLLEGEIHLVLKIGGQAMPIGTYERGSILGVLPYSRMKNYTGDGQALIPSQVLALHRDHFQEMEQKSQELTQRLVAVMTTRVREGTKTQQQREKMMALGKLSAGLAHELNNPASAMRRTAAELEKKILHLPDYVAQLGRYSLSSDQMHNICTLIKHKLETEPASLSLLERSSREDELTDWLEERGVEAGCDLAEPLVQAGLAPDDLEALLDDFPSEAIPAVMAWLEGVLATTRLTRELQEASARISQLVGSIKSYTHMDRTNEKEPIDLREGLRSTLVMMKHKLKSKNIQLKAELDKNLPQVNAAVGELNQVWTNLIDNAVDAMEERGGVLQISAEPAGEFVRVEVTDNGTGIPEDIQSRIFEPFFTTKKMGEGTGLGLDIVQRVLKQHQASIQVTSAPGQTTFQLCFPVAAKSNSTSTPSQEKEKTA, encoded by the coding sequence ATGGCTGAAATTACCCCTGATGCGTTGCGTGCCGTGTCGGTGTTCGAAGAACTTCCCGACGATATTCTGACGTGGTTTCTGTCAGAAGCGCGCTTGATAGAATTGGCGAAAGGCGAGTTCCTGTTTCAGGAAGGCGACCCGGCCGACGACCTGTTCGTGCTGTTGGAAGGCGAGATTCACCTGGTGCTGAAGATTGGCGGGCAAGCCATGCCTATCGGCACGTACGAGCGCGGCTCCATTCTGGGCGTGCTGCCCTACAGCCGGATGAAAAACTACACCGGCGACGGTCAGGCGCTGATTCCTTCTCAGGTGCTGGCTCTGCACCGGGATCATTTTCAGGAGATGGAACAGAAAAGCCAGGAACTGACGCAGCGGCTGGTCGCCGTGATGACAACCCGGGTACGCGAGGGCACCAAAACGCAGCAACAGCGCGAGAAAATGATGGCCCTCGGCAAACTTTCGGCGGGTCTGGCGCACGAGCTGAACAACCCGGCCTCGGCCATGCGCCGGACGGCCGCCGAGCTGGAAAAGAAAATTTTGCACCTGCCCGACTACGTGGCCCAACTCGGCCGCTATTCACTCTCGTCCGACCAGATGCACAACATCTGTACGCTGATCAAGCACAAGCTGGAGACCGAGCCCGCGTCGCTGTCCTTGCTGGAGCGGTCGAGCCGCGAAGACGAACTGACCGACTGGCTGGAAGAGCGCGGTGTGGAAGCGGGGTGCGACCTGGCCGAGCCGCTCGTGCAGGCGGGCCTGGCGCCCGACGATCTGGAGGCGCTGCTCGACGATTTTCCGTCGGAAGCGATTCCCGCCGTCATGGCCTGGCTGGAAGGCGTGCTGGCAACCACGCGGCTCACCCGCGAGTTGCAGGAAGCCTCAGCGCGCATTTCCCAACTGGTGGGTTCGATCAAAAGTTACACGCACATGGACCGCACGAACGAGAAAGAGCCGATCGACCTGCGCGAAGGGCTGCGTAGCACGCTCGTGATGATGAAGCACAAGCTGAAATCCAAAAACATTCAGTTGAAAGCGGAGTTAGACAAAAACCTGCCCCAGGTGAACGCGGCCGTCGGCGAATTGAACCAGGTCTGGACGAACCTGATCGACAACGCGGTCGATGCGATGGAGGAGCGCGGCGGCGTTTTGCAGATCTCGGCCGAACCCGCCGGTGAGTTTGTGCGCGTGGAAGTGACGGACAACGGTACCGGTATTCCGGAAGACATCCAGAGTCGTATTTTTGAGCCGTTCTTCACCACAAAAAAGATGGGAGAAGGCACCGGACTGGGGCTGGACATCGTGCAACGCGTTTTGAAGCAGCACCAGGCTTCCATTCAGGTCACTTCAGCCCCCGGCCAGACTACCTTTCAACTGTGCTTTCCCGTCGCAGCTAAATCGAATTCAACCTCTACCCCTTCGCAGGAGAAGGAAAAAACGGCATGA
- a CDS encoding response regulator transcription factor, protein MDIFLTVDHPMLLGGLISRVAMAEGLKVVGSASTAEGTLEWLQKHPVDLIVIDDKVPDQEYHQFLKAAQRLCPHVKLLLMGQEKDPLEVEKLLAQGLSGYMLRQDAHDRLVAAIYAIGQGERYLSPQLQSR, encoded by the coding sequence ATGGATATTTTTTTAACTGTTGACCACCCAATGCTGCTCGGCGGCCTGATTAGCCGCGTGGCTATGGCCGAAGGGCTCAAAGTGGTGGGCTCGGCCTCCACCGCCGAAGGTACGCTCGAATGGCTGCAGAAACATCCGGTCGACCTGATCGTCATCGACGATAAAGTACCCGACCAGGAGTACCACCAGTTTCTGAAAGCCGCACAACGCCTTTGTCCGCACGTCAAGCTTCTGCTGATGGGGCAGGAAAAAGACCCGCTCGAAGTGGAAAAACTTCTGGCGCAAGGGTTGAGTGGCTACATGCTCCGGCAAGATGCCCACGACCGTCTGGTAGCGGCCATTTACGCCATCGGTCAGGGCGAACGTTACCTGAGCCCGCAACTGCAGTCCCGCTAG
- a CDS encoding MFS transporter: MTRKEYFLLAVLAAVQFTHIVDFMIMMPLGPQLMRLFDIDPRQFSLVVSSYTFSAGICGFAGAFFLDRFDRKAALLWLNIGFTVGTVLCALAPSYELLLVTRCLTGAFGGVLGALVLAIVGDAFPVERRASAMSIVMMAFSAASVFGVPFGLYLATLFTWHAPFFFLGGFGIVMTAGIVFYVPTLRGHLRDASAPKAHPMEALSLVLENPNQLRALLFMVLLMLGQFTVIPFISPYMVSNVGFTEQQLTYIYLCGGALTIFTSPVIGRWADRYGQKRIFTIFMFLNLLPLLLITNMPAMSIVPVLIVTTFFFVCGGGRMIPAMSMITSTVRPQNRGSFMSINSAVQQLAAGFSSFIAGVIVVERADGTLAHYNWVGYLAVACTVVAIFAGRQLRVVDHEVRPETAGIAATGEPESGAVVASVSDQA; this comes from the coding sequence ATGACCAGAAAAGAATACTTTCTGCTGGCGGTGCTTGCGGCCGTCCAGTTTACCCATATTGTCGATTTTATGATCATGATGCCGCTGGGGCCGCAATTGATGCGCCTCTTCGACATCGACCCGCGGCAGTTCAGCCTTGTGGTGTCTTCCTATACGTTCTCGGCGGGGATCTGCGGCTTTGCCGGGGCGTTCTTCCTCGATCGGTTCGACCGGAAAGCGGCGTTGCTGTGGCTCAACATCGGGTTCACGGTCGGAACGGTTTTGTGTGCGCTGGCCCCTTCGTACGAGCTGCTGTTGGTGACGCGCTGCCTGACCGGTGCGTTCGGCGGCGTGCTGGGGGCCTTGGTGCTGGCCATTGTCGGCGATGCGTTTCCGGTCGAGCGGCGGGCCAGCGCGATGAGCATCGTGATGATGGCCTTCTCGGCGGCGTCGGTCTTCGGGGTGCCGTTTGGGTTGTACCTGGCGACCTTGTTCACGTGGCATGCTCCGTTCTTTTTCCTGGGAGGGTTCGGCATAGTGATGACGGCGGGAATCGTCTTCTACGTACCCACGTTGCGCGGGCATTTGCGGGACGCCTCGGCCCCGAAGGCGCATCCGATGGAAGCCCTCTCGCTTGTTTTGGAGAACCCGAATCAGCTGCGGGCACTGTTGTTTATGGTGTTGCTGATGTTGGGGCAGTTTACCGTCATCCCGTTTATCTCGCCCTACATGGTGAGCAACGTCGGGTTTACGGAACAGCAACTGACCTACATTTACCTGTGTGGCGGGGCGCTGACCATCTTTACGTCGCCCGTCATCGGGCGGTGGGCGGATCGCTACGGGCAAAAGCGGATCTTCACGATCTTCATGTTTTTGAACCTGCTGCCGCTCCTGCTCATCACCAACATGCCTGCCATGAGCATCGTGCCTGTGCTGATCGTCACGACCTTCTTTTTCGTCTGTGGCGGCGGCCGCATGATTCCGGCCATGTCGATGATTACCTCCACGGTACGGCCGCAGAACCGGGGCAGCTTCATGAGCATCAACTCGGCAGTACAACAGCTAGCGGCCGGGTTCTCTTCGTTTATCGCGGGGGTAATTGTGGTCGAACGGGCCGACGGCACGCTGGCGCATTACAACTGGGTGGGCTACTTAGCGGTGGCCTGTACTGTGGTGGCCATTTTTGCCGGGCGGCAGCTTCGCGTAGTGGATCACGAAGTCCGTCCCGAAACGGCAGGCATAGCAGCCACCGGCGAGCCCGAATCAGGAGCGGTCGTGGCGTCGGTCTCCGACCAGGCGTAA
- a CDS encoding ABC transporter ATP-binding protein — protein MELRIQHLSKTYPNGVQALKDVTLTIPQGMFGLLGPNGAGKSSLMRTLATLQEADTGSVTMGDIDVLHDKDAVRRVLGYLPQEFGVYPKVTAETMLDHIATLKGLTQRKERKEIVDALLQKVNLWDARRKNLGTYSGGMKQRFGIAQALLGNPRLIIVDEPTAGLDPAERNRFHNLLSEIGENTIVILSTHIVEDVSNLCRDMAIICLGEVLLTGNPAELVASFQGQIWQKAVDRSEVPQYRERYRVISTRMFAGKTVLHVQSDVPPEGFDPVQADLEDVYFATIAQKMDVVTV, from the coding sequence ATGGAATTACGCATACAACACCTCTCCAAGACCTATCCGAATGGCGTCCAGGCGCTGAAAGACGTCACGCTCACCATTCCGCAGGGGATGTTCGGCCTGCTGGGGCCCAACGGTGCGGGCAAGTCGTCGCTGATGCGCACGTTGGCCACCTTGCAGGAAGCCGACACCGGTTCGGTCACAATGGGCGACATCGACGTGCTGCACGACAAAGACGCCGTGCGGCGCGTGCTGGGCTACCTGCCGCAGGAGTTCGGCGTTTACCCCAAAGTGACCGCCGAAACGATGCTCGACCACATCGCTACGCTCAAGGGCCTCACGCAGCGCAAAGAGCGCAAGGAAATTGTGGACGCTTTGCTGCAAAAGGTGAACCTCTGGGACGCCCGCCGCAAGAACCTCGGCACCTACTCGGGCGGGATGAAACAGCGCTTCGGCATCGCACAGGCGCTGCTGGGCAACCCCAGGCTCATCATTGTCGATGAACCCACCGCCGGGCTGGACCCCGCCGAACGCAACCGCTTCCACAACCTGCTCAGCGAAATCGGGGAAAACACGATCGTGATTCTGTCGACTCACATCGTGGAGGACGTCAGTAACCTCTGCCGCGACATGGCGATCATCTGCCTGGGCGAAGTGCTGCTGACCGGCAACCCCGCCGAGCTGGTCGCCTCGTTCCAGGGCCAGATCTGGCAAAAGGCGGTCGACCGCAGCGAAGTGCCCCAGTACCGCGAACGCTACCGCGTCATTTCCACGCGCATGTTCGCCGGCAAAACGGTGCTCCACGTGCAAAGTGACGTGCCACCCGAAGGCTTCGACCCCGTCCAGGCCGACCTGGAGGACGTCTACTTCGCCACCATCGCCCAGAAGATGGATGTGGTGACGGTTTGA
- a CDS encoding four helix bundle protein — MTNNITEGSGSTSSKEFIHFLNIARRSVFENANVLIMMQQRQLLAEEQANQLLDELDMLCRKLTNFQKSLQKREG, encoded by the coding sequence GTGACGAACAACATCACGGAAGGGTCCGGCTCTACTTCGTCCAAAGAATTTATCCACTTCCTCAACATCGCACGCCGCTCGGTCTTCGAAAACGCCAACGTCCTCATCATGATGCAACAGCGCCAGTTGCTCGCCGAAGAACAGGCCAACCAATTACTCGACGAACTAGATATGCTCTGTCGTAAGCTCACCAATTTTCAGAAATCACTTCAGAAACGAGAGGGTTAG
- a CDS encoding ABC transporter permease/M1 family aminopeptidase — MLSEIFLFELKYRAKRPATYLYFFIFLLLSFLATATDNVRIGISSEKVLKNAPVFIYNFTIILSVFGALVSSAVMGVPTYRDLEHGTDRYFFALPIKKSAYLGGRFLGSFVTLVFIMLGIYVGILLGAAVAPLFGWVDADKFGPFHVVHYLQPMLLFLLPNLFFLGAVFFSAVTLSRNIMAAYAGGIVLLVGYLIADSLISDLDNVTLSALLDPFGLNAYTDVSKYWSIAEQNNSLVPLAGLVLWNRLIWVGVGVVLLAITFTRFSFQDFLLGRTKRKKKGRKAKTADATQAPVSLESLPRVTPDYSFGVHFRQMFRLAGMEFRSATKDVYFIVILLAGVLFMFLDAWFGNTLYGTPSLPTTSTMIELKEGSFFFFVMILIIFYTGELVHRDRSLKFAQISDTFPVPNWLVYGSKYLALAYICVLLVTTIMVVGILFQTIKGYFHYELDVYFIDLFVLTLPFYLVIVGLAFFVHILVNNKFVGHFAVIAIWVTVLGFRIAEFRHNLYLFGGRPGYLYSEMNGFGHFFAPLLSFNAYWLLLAGVMLLIGNVMWFRGVEENFKNRFQIAQQRFDRPIALTLVLLLVGFVAMGAWIFYNTNVQNEYRTIDEGKQIAADYEKQYKQYEDVPQPKITDVYLEVDLFPAERRADVRGRFRLKNKTNQTIDSLHVQVGKEYGLSNFRIGGAAPETLLDDPRLTYAIYRLPRPLAPGDTTTMQFTMQAQNRGFTNEGYNRELIYNGTFFDTSVLPSFGYSEDREMSSDDDREEYDLPEKDQRAPEIDDPVARNNSFVGDDADYVNFEAVLSTAPDQIAIAPGYLQREWEADGRKYYHYQSEAPGFYYFSIVSARYEVVRDTWTSPDGKTVNLEIYHHPGHERNLDRVMDGMKRSLAYYSKNFGPYQHRQLRILEFPRYSTFAQSFANTVPFSEAFGWQADFSDPEDTDYMFYVTAHEVAHQWWGHQVMPRATKGASTVSETMSQYSALMVMKEKYGEAQMQKFLEYELDSYLRGRAGEDKYEPTILENDGQAYVHYRKGSVAMYALQDFIGEDKLNRALHQYVNSVKFGEAPYTSSRELYAAIQSVTPDSLTYLLTDLWERRALYENRITDAEYEKLSDDRYKVTLTVQTKKYYADSLGAEEETPMNDWVDIGILKDVTEDGQTVKKPLYLQKHRLTGGEHTLEFTVPEKPDRAGVDPFNILLDRNPDDNVTKVSAG; from the coding sequence ATGCTCAGCGAAATCTTCTTATTTGAATTAAAATACCGGGCCAAACGGCCGGCGACGTACCTGTACTTCTTCATCTTCCTGCTGCTGTCGTTTCTGGCGACGGCGACGGACAACGTGCGAATCGGCATCAGTTCGGAGAAGGTGCTGAAGAATGCGCCCGTGTTTATTTACAACTTCACCATCATCCTGAGTGTGTTCGGGGCGCTGGTGTCGTCGGCGGTGATGGGCGTCCCGACCTACCGTGACTTGGAGCACGGCACCGACCGCTACTTCTTCGCACTGCCGATCAAAAAGAGCGCGTACCTGGGCGGGCGTTTTCTGGGTTCGTTCGTGACGCTGGTGTTCATTATGCTGGGCATTTATGTCGGGATTCTGCTGGGGGCGGCCGTAGCGCCGCTGTTCGGGTGGGTCGACGCTGACAAGTTCGGGCCGTTTCACGTGGTGCACTACCTGCAACCGATGCTGCTGTTTCTGCTGCCCAACCTGTTTTTCCTGGGAGCGGTGTTTTTCTCGGCCGTGACGCTGTCGCGCAACATCATGGCGGCCTACGCGGGCGGCATCGTGCTGCTGGTGGGGTACCTCATCGCCGACTCGCTGATCAGCGACCTGGACAACGTGACGCTCTCGGCGCTGCTCGATCCGTTCGGGCTGAACGCTTACACCGACGTGAGCAAGTACTGGTCCATCGCTGAACAAAATAATAGCCTGGTGCCGTTGGCGGGGCTGGTGCTGTGGAACCGGCTGATCTGGGTAGGCGTGGGCGTCGTGCTGCTGGCGATCACCTTTACGCGGTTCAGCTTCCAGGACTTTCTGCTGGGACGCACGAAGCGCAAGAAGAAGGGACGCAAGGCCAAGACGGCCGACGCGACACAAGCGCCCGTTTCGCTGGAAAGTCTACCCCGCGTCACGCCCGACTACTCGTTCGGAGTGCATTTCCGGCAGATGTTCCGGCTGGCGGGGATGGAGTTCCGCAGCGCGACCAAAGACGTATATTTCATCGTCATCCTGCTGGCGGGCGTGCTGTTCATGTTCCTCGACGCTTGGTTCGGCAACACGCTGTACGGCACGCCTTCGCTGCCCACCACATCGACGATGATCGAGTTGAAAGAGGGCAGCTTCTTTTTCTTCGTGATGATCCTGATCATCTTTTACACAGGCGAGCTGGTCCACCGCGACCGCAGTTTGAAGTTCGCGCAGATCTCCGACACGTTCCCCGTTCCCAACTGGCTGGTCTACGGCTCTAAGTACCTGGCCCTGGCCTACATCTGCGTGCTGCTGGTCACCACCATCATGGTCGTTGGCATTCTCTTCCAGACCATCAAAGGGTATTTTCACTACGAACTGGACGTCTACTTCATCGACCTGTTCGTGCTGACGCTCCCGTTTTACCTCGTCATCGTCGGGCTGGCGTTCTTTGTCCACATCCTGGTCAACAACAAGTTCGTCGGGCACTTCGCGGTGATCGCCATCTGGGTGACGGTGCTGGGCTTCCGCATCGCCGAATTCCGGCACAACCTTTACCTTTTCGGGGGGCGGCCGGGTTATCTGTATTCGGAGATGAACGGGTTTGGGCACTTCTTTGCGCCGCTGCTTTCGTTCAATGCCTACTGGCTGCTGCTGGCGGGCGTCATGCTGCTGATCGGCAACGTGATGTGGTTTCGGGGCGTGGAAGAGAACTTCAAAAACCGCTTCCAGATAGCGCAACAGCGGTTCGATCGGCCCATTGCGCTGACGCTGGTGCTGCTGCTGGTCGGCTTCGTGGCGATGGGCGCGTGGATCTTCTACAACACCAACGTACAGAACGAGTACCGGACCATCGACGAAGGCAAGCAGATCGCGGCTGATTACGAAAAGCAGTACAAGCAGTATGAGGACGTGCCGCAACCAAAAATCACCGACGTGTATCTGGAAGTCGATCTGTTTCCGGCCGAACGCCGAGCCGACGTGCGTGGCCGTTTCCGACTGAAAAACAAGACCAATCAGACCATCGACTCGCTGCACGTACAGGTCGGGAAAGAATACGGACTTTCGAACTTTCGCATCGGCGGCGCAGCGCCGGAAACGCTGCTCGACGACCCACGCCTTACGTACGCCATCTACCGCCTGCCCCGTCCGCTCGCGCCGGGTGACACGACCACGATGCAGTTCACCATGCAGGCCCAAAACCGGGGCTTTACCAACGAAGGCTACAACCGCGAGTTGATTTACAACGGAACGTTTTTCGACACCAGCGTACTGCCTTCGTTTGGGTACAGCGAAGACCGGGAAATGAGTTCGGACGACGACCGGGAGGAGTACGACCTGCCCGAGAAAGACCAGCGCGCGCCCGAAATCGACGATCCGGTTGCCCGGAACAACTCGTTCGTGGGCGACGATGCCGACTACGTGAACTTCGAGGCGGTGCTCAGTACGGCGCCCGACCAGATCGCCATCGCACCCGGCTACCTGCAACGCGAGTGGGAAGCCGACGGCCGGAAATATTACCATTACCAATCGGAAGCGCCCGGTTTCTATTACTTCTCAATTGTGTCGGCACGTTACGAAGTGGTGCGCGATACGTGGACTAGTCCCGACGGGAAAACCGTCAACCTGGAAATTTATCACCATCCCGGTCACGAACGGAACCTTGACCGCGTGATGGACGGGATGAAACGGTCGCTGGCCTACTATTCCAAAAATTTCGGGCCGTATCAGCACCGCCAGTTGCGCATCCTGGAGTTCCCGCGCTATTCCACCTTCGCGCAGTCGTTTGCCAACACCGTCCCGTTCTCGGAGGCGTTCGGGTGGCAGGCCGATTTTTCCGACCCGGAAGACACCGACTACATGTTCTACGTCACGGCCCACGAAGTGGCGCACCAGTGGTGGGGCCATCAGGTGATGCCGCGGGCGACGAAGGGTGCCTCGACCGTGTCGGAAACGATGTCGCAATACTCAGCGCTGATGGTGATGAAAGAGAAGTACGGCGAGGCGCAGATGCAGAAGTTTCTGGAGTACGAACTGGACAGTTACCTGCGGGGACGGGCCGGGGAAGACAAGTACGAGCCCACCATCCTGGAAAACGACGGGCAGGCGTACGTGCATTACCGGAAGGGCAGCGTGGCGATGTATGCCCTGCAGGATTTCATCGGTGAAGACAAACTGAACCGCGCCCTGCACCAGTACGTCAACTCGGTCAAGTTCGGCGAGGCGCCCTACACCAGCTCGCGCGAGTTGTACGCCGCCATTCAGTCCGTCACGCCCGATTCGCTCACCTACCTGCTGACAGACCTCTGGGAGCGCCGCGCTCTGTACGAAAACCGCATTACCGACGCGGAATACGAGAAGCTGTCGGACGACCGCTACAAGGTGACCCTGACGGTGCAGACCAAGAAATATTACGCCGACAGCCTGGGTGCGGAAGAGGAAACGCCGATGAACGACTGGGTCGACATCGGGATTCTGAAAGACGTGACCGAAGACGGCCAAACCGTGAAGAAGCCGCTCTATTTGCAGAAACATCGCCTGACGGGCGGCGAACACACCCTGGAATTTACCGTGCCGGAAAAGCCGGACCGCGCCGGCGTCGATCCGTTTAACATCCTGCTGGACCGCAATCCCGACGACAACGTGACTAAAGTTTCGGCAGGGTAA
- a CDS encoding DEAD/DEAH box helicase encodes MTFHDFNLHSSLTESIDMMQYNEPTPVQAQAIPEILSGRDLIGCAQTGTGKTAAYLIPTIQHILDHPKEASQCLILAPTRELAKQIDQQIDGFGYLTGVTSMAIYGGSTGGEVWSRQRNAMENGAEILVATPGRLIAHMRMGYVQLDHIRTLILDEADKMLDMGFFEDIIQIVNELPTDRQTLLFSATMPKKIRLLADRILRDPAEVNIAISRPAEKIDQSAYLVHDHQKIDLMEHILRQMDVQSMIVFTSRRSEVNKIVRAINKLGFQSKGVSSDLDQNAREEVMREFKNGQLPIVVATDVLSRGIDVDNISHVVNYDIPQDAEDYIHRIGRTARAERTGVAITFINGEKQHRVRRIEELMEMELPKLPLPEGFEPGPAYNPEKRSSGAAPNQRRKKKRKPKGPQSEASASAATPAPTATPTAGAAEGEVKKKKKRKKRRKPRPQSNPSSNEQSPS; translated from the coding sequence ATGACATTTCACGATTTTAACCTTCATTCTTCCCTGACCGAGAGCATCGACATGATGCAGTACAACGAGCCGACGCCTGTTCAGGCCCAGGCCATTCCCGAAATTCTGTCGGGACGCGACCTGATCGGCTGCGCGCAAACGGGAACGGGAAAAACGGCAGCGTACCTGATTCCCACCATCCAACACATTCTGGACCACCCCAAAGAAGCTTCGCAATGCCTGATTCTGGCACCGACGCGCGAGCTGGCCAAGCAGATCGATCAGCAGATCGATGGCTTCGGTTACCTGACGGGCGTCACCTCAATGGCCATTTACGGCGGCAGCACTGGCGGCGAAGTCTGGTCGCGCCAGCGTAACGCCATGGAAAACGGTGCGGAAATTCTGGTTGCTACACCCGGGCGCCTCATTGCGCACATGCGGATGGGCTACGTACAGCTCGACCACATCCGTACCCTGATTCTGGACGAAGCCGACAAGATGCTGGACATGGGCTTTTTCGAGGACATCATCCAGATCGTCAACGAGTTGCCCACCGATCGGCAGACGCTGCTGTTCTCGGCCACGATGCCGAAAAAAATCCGCCTCCTGGCCGACCGCATCCTGCGCGACCCGGCCGAGGTAAACATCGCCATTTCGCGCCCCGCCGAAAAAATCGACCAGTCGGCCTACCTGGTGCACGATCATCAGAAGATCGACCTGATGGAGCACATTCTCCGGCAGATGGACGTCCAGAGCATGATCGTCTTTACGTCGCGCCGCAGCGAGGTGAACAAGATTGTCCGCGCCATCAACAAGCTGGGATTTCAGTCGAAAGGCGTTAGTTCGGATCTGGATCAGAACGCGCGGGAAGAGGTGATGCGCGAATTCAAGAACGGGCAGTTGCCCATCGTGGTCGCGACCGACGTGCTGTCGCGGGGCATCGACGTGGACAACATCAGTCACGTAGTGAATTACGACATTCCGCAGGACGCCGAAGACTACATCCACCGCATCGGGCGGACGGCGCGGGCCGAGCGCACCGGCGTGGCCATTACGTTCATTAATGGTGAAAAACAGCACCGCGTCCGCCGCATCGAGGAGCTGATGGAGATGGAATTGCCCAAGTTGCCCCTGCCCGAAGGCTTCGAACCCGGCCCGGCCTACAATCCGGAGAAGCGCTCGTCGGGTGCTGCGCCCAACCAGCGCCGGAAGAAAAAACGGAAACCGAAGGGACCGCAGTCGGAGGCATCGGCCAGCGCCGCGACGCCTGCACCAACGGCCACACCGACCGCGGGTGCGGCCGAAGGCGAGGTCAAAAAGAAGAAAAAACGGAAGAAGCGCCGCAAGCCACGCCCGCAATCCAACCCTTCATCCAACGAACAGAGCCCTTCATAA
- a CDS encoding LemA family protein: MKRIFLQLLGLSLVLSLSSCGYNSMVQKQETVDQAWSQVENVYQRRADLIPNLVSTVKGAANFEQETLTQVIEARASATSINLSADDLTPENMARFEQAQQQLSGALSRLLVVSENYPDLKANQNFRDLQVQLEGTENRIAVERRNFNQTVQEYNTYIRQFPRNITANIFGFDTKAYFQATPGSDRPPTVEF, encoded by the coding sequence ATGAAACGTATATTCCTTCAGCTCCTGGGCCTCAGCCTGGTCCTGTCGCTCAGTTCGTGCGGCTACAACAGCATGGTGCAGAAACAAGAGACCGTCGACCAGGCCTGGTCGCAGGTTGAAAACGTGTACCAGCGCCGGGCCGACCTGATTCCCAACCTGGTGAGCACCGTAAAGGGAGCCGCTAACTTCGAACAGGAAACGCTGACGCAGGTGATCGAAGCCCGGGCCAGTGCCACGTCGATCAACCTCAGTGCCGACGACCTGACGCCCGAAAACATGGCGCGCTTCGAACAAGCCCAACAGCAACTGAGCGGTGCGCTCTCACGTCTGCTGGTGGTCTCCGAGAACTACCCCGACCTGAAAGCGAACCAGAACTTCCGCGATTTGCAGGTGCAACTGGAAGGGACCGAAAACCGCATTGCCGTGGAGCGGCGCAACTTTAACCAGACCGTGCAGGAGTACAACACGTACATCCGGCAGTTCCCGCGCAACATTACGGCCAACATTTTCGGCTTCGATACCAAGGCGTACTTCCAGGCTACGCCGGGCTCGGACCGCCCGCCTACGGTCGAATTCTAG
- a CDS encoding TPM domain-containing protein has protein sequence MAKEFFSSSQQQQIIAAIKDAELNTSGEIQVHIERTCKGEVLDRAADLFATLKMHKTALRNGVLFYLAFESHQFAILGDKGINQKVPPGFWDDIKEHMAVLFRQGKFTEGLEEGIRMAGQELKVHFPRQKDDINELPDDISFGKN, from the coding sequence ATGGCGAAAGAGTTCTTCTCGTCTTCCCAACAGCAACAAATCATTGCGGCCATCAAAGACGCCGAACTGAATACTTCCGGCGAAATTCAGGTACACATCGAGCGCACGTGCAAAGGCGAAGTGCTGGACCGCGCGGCCGATCTGTTCGCTACGCTGAAGATGCACAAAACGGCCCTGCGCAACGGGGTGCTGTTTTACCTCGCGTTCGAGTCGCATCAATTCGCGATTCTGGGCGACAAGGGCATCAACCAGAAAGTGCCGCCGGGTTTTTGGGATGACATCAAAGAACACATGGCCGTGCTGTTTCGGCAGGGGAAGTTTACCGAAGGGCTGGAAGAAGGCATTCGCATGGCCGGACAGGAACTTAAAGTCCACTTTCCCCGCCAAAAGGACGACATCAACGAACTGCCCGACGACATCTCGTTCGGGAAGAACTAA